CGGGCAGGCGGTGATCCCGCTCGACAAGCTCTTCGCGGAGAGCAGATGCGCGAGAAACGAGTAAGTTCGCCCGTTCGCGTGCCGCTGCGTGCGCGTGCTCTCGGGACACCAGCGGCGTCCGTCGCTGGCGCGCCTGCTTTTTCCCACGTTCAGTGAACTCACCAGGGTGTTTGGGTCCTCCACCCTGGTTCCTGTAGTGCCGCTGCTACACAGTTTGTTCCCAGACCCAAACAGCTGTCAGAGCTCCGGCGCTGCGTCGGGgccctgcagacacagcaccagCAAACTAAGTGAGCTTCACCTTCTAGAAAGCCCACTGTTCAGGGGATGCCCCATCAGGTGccgcctgtgtttgttttgctgggGCTTCTTGGGGCCTGACGTAGAGCTGGGGGGATTAGGGCCTGTCCCAAATCCAGGGATTATCCAACAGTTTCATGATCGACCAGCTCCTAGGTATTTTTAGAAAACGTGTTTTGCAAATAGCTTGTGCAACTCGGATGTTGCACGGATTCCCTCTAAACGCTTGTGCGCCTGTGCTGTCGCACAACTTCGTGATCGGTCGCGTTTCGAAACCTCCAACGTGTCAGCACCTCCAGGAAACCGGCCCGAACCTGTAGCTGCCAGTGATAAAACGGCGTGAAGGCTCCAACGTGGGCCTGAAACGACATCTGGGCCGTTTACTCCAAACCGTCACGTCGCAGCAATGCACTGGGGTCGCTTCGAGCTATTGTCAGTGGGAAAATAGGACATTgtgattttcttttgtctcattGTGTTTTGGTGCCAAAAtacatttttgcttttgtttcgaCCAGACACAACCATGAGGTTGTTGTCTAGTTCTAAGACAAGAGAAGCCTTGTTGACATTCTCCCAAACAGTTAAATTCCTCTTTTCCAAGGTTGGTTTTAAccagtgttactgtacatgttcgGTTTGCAAGGCTGTCACATGTAGATTATGGCTAATATCATCATCTGAACGTCTGCACTCAGCACCATGGTGTCACTCAGACACAGCACACGACCTCAACCTCGCGTGTTTAGGCTCCGTTGGCTCAGCgctgcctcctcatcctcctcttgaCCCCGTTGGAGCTCGGAGCAACGACTGCTTAGTAAAGTTCAGTACAAGCGACACAAAGTACAAGCCAAACCGGTGTTAGACGTGTTTTCACAGGACTGTAACACTGATTATCTGATCGAATGAGATCAACGGACGAGACAAGGCCCTGAGAGAGCACTCCGAGGTTTCAGAGGGTTACTATTCCACGTTTTTACAAAACGCGGACCCAGATGAAGCAGCATTTTAGTCAACAACATAGTCAGTGAGTGGAAAACTTTAAATATGTGCTATAACGGCTGCTTTGTGATGGGCGGCCCTGGAGGAGGCCGAATGAATTTGCATGTTGAACTGTCAGAGAGGAGGCGATTCTTGGAAAAGTGGGCGTCGGGTGAATTCCCCTGCAGGGGGTGTGAGGAGGAGGCTACAGCCTCACCCACGCGGCAGCAAGCGAAGCCAAGCGTGGAGAACGGCTTCTTCACCCATTTAAAACTTCAGCTCCACTTCCCTGTTTAGGTTCTGTTTCGTCACTGTCCCTGGTTGAACGTCCTCTGATGATGCTTCGGGCCTCTGTGATACTGAGCCTGGCTGGAGGGACCTCCATCTGCTGAGCGAGGCagaaaggctgtgtgtgtgtgtgtgtgtgtgtgtgtgtgtgtgtgtgtgtgtgtgtgtgtgtgtgtgtgtgtgtgtgtgtgtgtgtgtgagcgcgcgcgcgtgtgtgtgtgagcgcgcgcgcgcgtgtgtgtgtgtgcgcgcgcgcgcgtgtgtgtgtgtgtgatggagatcCAGAACAATCCTGTGCTCAGAGCCAACACACTGAGTGGCTGCTGGCTGGAGGATGTTCCAGCTTATGTAACGTGGCCCGACAAGCAGCGCATGATAACAGGAACCTATTCCTGGTTTAAGTGGGAATGCATCTCCCTTAAGCCCTGACTTATACTCATGCAGGGGTTGTCATTGCATCACAGGTCTCCTGACGGAGGTGCGTCTGTAATGCAGGTTGTGTTGGTGCTGTTGGTAACGCACCTGAGCAGCGGGTGAGGGCTAGAGGTTCTGAATCCAGGTCACCGTGACAGACAAGCTGCCTGCTTCGCTGCCTGCAGGGGCTTTCCCACGTATCGCATGCGCCCCGACCCGTTCCTGCTCCTGGCCGTTAGTCGCAATGCATCACTGGCTTCACTTTAAGAGCTCGTGTTATTTCACGTGAGCGTCACAAAGATCGAGGTATTTATAAAATGCGCTGCatccaaaataaacaaaacgtGTATCGCATGATATCGTAGATAGAGAATGTCACAGATCAGCTTCTCTGTTAAGAACCACCACAACTACAAGGGAATATTAAAAATAtcttaatatatataaaatattaaaaaacaagaGCTAGTTGTTATGTAGGAGATTTAGCACATTTATGTAAAGGACCAAATGCACAATCCAGTCCAGTCAGACACATTTGGACCACCTGCAGCATCTCCTGTTTGTGCTGATTTTGCTTTTGTAGGTCCAGTTTATTCATTTCATGACTTTGGTGTGAGGAGCTCAGTCCTGTTGGCGGTGAGGTCAGCGCTCATGGCATCCAGATGTGGAATGTGGTCTCCTCCTTGGAGCGTGTCTGCTGACGGGGCAGCGGTCCGGGCCTCGGTACCTTTATTATCCACGCTTCTCCAAGACGCTTAGTCGGCCCAGTTCATTGTATGAATCTGTGTCATACCAGTGCGTCGTCATGGGTTGTACTGGTCATTCCCTCAGGACCCTGCGCCAGTTAAACCACTCTGGTTAATTTGGAGAGAGATCAGACACCACCCAGGCTCAGAGACGTGACTACACGCAGGATAAAAACCCCCTCCCCAGTGGCCGGGACGGCAGGGAGATGAGGAGACGGTGTCGCGCTGGGACGGGTGGAGCGCCGTGATTTCCTGTTTTCGCTCGATGGGGAAGCAGATACGCAAGTTAcgctctgcagctctgtttacAGAAAGAGATCGGCCCAGACGTCCACGCAAATCCAGCAGCATTCCAGCATAAAGCTGCGCAGCATGTGTGCGGCTCAGCAGCGCGTGCTGCCTCTCCGACCCGACCCGACTTCAGAAAGCAGCTCCTGCTTTTGTCTGTGCTGCACTTTCTGTATTTAGACACCACGTCTGTCGACCCGTGTTTGCGTCTGTTGTTGTCGGGCGTACGCCTGCATCTCCTGACCCATGAGCCCAGGTGCATCGTGCAGACTGCAGCTCTATTTTCTCCACGTGATAGCTTTTAAATCGAGCCATTCACACCTTAAATAAACCACAAATGAGCATCTGTCCGTTGAGGCCCCAACGTGCGAGTTCCGCCATCAGCGAGTAGTGAGAGTAGTAGGCGGACGCCTGCAAAAAGTCCTCCTTGGCCGTGTGCGTGGAATGTGAACCCCACCTCGGCCACAGGGAGTTGGCTGCACGTCAGGACGGGGCCGGATGCTATTGTTGGAGCATCGCTGTGAAACCCAATCCGTAGCTGACAGGCATGCGAGGTGTGCAGTAGTATTCGGCCCGCGGCTTCACGGGAATGTGGCCCATTCAAGGTGCGCGTACATCTGGATCACTGCACTCGCCCATTGTCAAGACGTGTGACGTTCTCGtccctgtggagctgcaaaGAGCCGGCGGCCCCCTCTGTGCTGCCCGGGCTCCACCCGCGTCTTGTGTTCCCATGGGAGCTCCTCCTGGGTTTTGCTCCGCGCTCAGGGCCGACCTCGGTTCTAGCGGCACGCTGATGCACGGTGATGTTTCTCGGTGCAGCCTGCCATTATGTCCGCGTTCTCGCCAGAGCCAGACGGCGCCCGCGGGCCTCTGCGGTCGTACGGCCGCCCTACAGAAAGCAGGGATCTTGTTCCGCGCTGCCTTTTAAGACGACGCCTCAGTCGACGTGTGAAGTCGGTTTGGTTTCTCAGATCACACGTGCATCGTGGGGTTCGCTCAGGTCTCGGCTTTGGTTCGTGTTCACGCTTTCATTCTTTGCCTTTATTGTTCAAACCGCCAGTTGTGTAACTTTCTTCAGTCTCACCATATGACATTTAGATTTTCCGGCTGActcagcagaacagcagcagctgttgcagCACAGCCTCTGACATgcttttttattctgagggCTGAATGATTGCACTGTTTGGGGCCCTCTGGCCTTCAGCTGGTCGACAACCACCCTGACATTGTCCTGAAGGAGGCCTTGAAAGTTTTGGAATATATTTCCCCTGTATGTGTCCAGGCCAAGAAGCAGCCAAGGAACCTCAAATCATGCTTCTCCCTCGACTGGACTTCACCATCAGAATAATTGTTTTCGTGTTTGGTTGGAATCACATTTTCTGCAGAACACTACACCATTTTCTTCCAACTATATGTGTCACCTGGCCTGATAAACAGAATTAACAGGCATTGTGGTTGATGTGAGAGGTGTAAAATAGCCGAGCGACACAGGAAATGTGAAGATAAGAGTGGCTCTTGGTTTCAGGCCTGTTTATTCTGATAGCCTCTCTTCGCCACCAACTTCCCCATTGGCCTCGTTGAGTGTTAGAAAAACACACGGGGAAGTTTTTTCACTCAATTTGTTCGAACCCGTCACACTAGATGAGACTTTCCCATGAGTCATTTTGTGGCTTGGGTCCACCCACCCACCGGTGCATGGCATCGCCCCTCCATGCTTGACTCTGTGCTCGTCCAGTAATAGCATTTATGTTTCTGCCATATTCGATGTATGATCATTGTCCTACTTCACTGTTGTTCTTCAGCTCAGTCTTATACAGGCCGCTTTGTAGCTTATTGGGACACACTCTTGCATCAGGCCAGATTATCCCCATTCACGCAAACAATGCAGCCATTCACGTACTTCATGACCCCACTTGTTGCTGACCTCAGCTAACTGTTAGTTAAACATTTTAGACAAAAGATAAATGACTCGCTTCTGTCTTGGGTGCAGGTGGTACAGACTCAACTCCAAGACagggaagaaggagaaggagcgagGAGACATTCAGGTCACCATCCAGTTCACGCGGAACAACCTGACTGCTAGCATGTACGACCTCGTCATGAAGGACAAGGGCACCTCCACCTTCAGCAAGCTGAAAGAGCGCATGAAGGGGAAGCGGAAATCCAGCGAGGAGGACTCGTCGTCCGCTGTTCTGCCGGGAGGCTACGGGTCCCTGTACCGCATGAGGCAGCGGCTGCCGAGCGAcggaggcggagaggaggactACGAGGACGACGAGGGGGGCGAGGTTCGGCGCAGCAAGATGAGGACCTTCTTCCTGAGGGGGAAGCTGCGGAAGTCGTCGGACACCCGCTCCAGCACGTCGCTGGGCTCCGAGAGCAGCGAGTCGTCGTCGCGGGGCGGGAGCCTGAGTCCCACGGCCGGCATCAGCGTGGTGGTGTCCGATCTGTCCAACTCgcccagcaacagcagcaacctgACGGCAGACAACAGCCCAGGTGAGACAAGACAGGTGTCCAGCACTCGCGGGTTAGCAGTGAACTCCAGCCCCAATGCTGGAGATGAACAGGAGGCTGGACAGCAAGCAAATGCAGCAATGTAATAAAAGTCAATCAACAAGTGTGCACTTGCATGTGCACTTGCAACGTTTGCACGTTTTAATTAAGTAAATAGTCAAGGTTTAATCACCAGATGAAGCTGCTTCAGATTCAGATTGATCACATCCGCCATTCTAtcgctctctttctttttatttacttcctcttgtcttgtttttgcagAGCACACAGCGAACACGTCGCCCAAGTCGGCCTCTCTCAAATGTGACTTTGGCAACGAGGCTGGTGAAATCACCATTGCAGTGCCTCAGCCCACTCTGTGCGTTAACGGAAGCCATGCTTACACAGTCCAGCCTCTGGGCCCGGGCTCGGGGAGGCCGGCGGATTTGTTAGGCGTGGGACAGCTGCACAAGTCTCTGCCCCTGTCACTGTCGCTACAGAACCTCAGCCCCCGGGCCTCCACGGACCCCCTCAAAGGCCCGGTGGGAGACGGGCGCCGCTGGTCCTTTGACAAGCCcggcgaggaggagaaggctgcCATAGCAGCAGCCTTGCAGCAAAGTGGCCCCATGCTGGGCGAACAGGACGAGCGCTCGGAACAGGCTGCTCCGCCCAGAGCCGCCTCCACAACAGAAGCGGAAAGCCAGgggaaaaagcagaggaggaactttTTCTCCCACGGGAGGAACGAGTCTCCGGGGAGAGGGCCGAGTCACTGCAAGGATGAGCCTGAACAGGCCCCGGCTGCCGCCGAGGAGAAACACAAGGGATGGTTTGGATCCAAGGACTCGCACAGCAAACCCAGGTGAGAATGATGGGTCACAACCTGTCAGGTTCGTTAACTGAGGCCTAATGTGATCTGGGGacgttggttttggttttggtcGTGCGTTGCTTAGTTGTACAACAGGCTGCACAGAGCCAGGCTTTGTCAGTAGTAGATTAAGTGAGGAGTTTAAAAGGAAGCAAGGCTGAATTTTAAGAGGAGCTCGTGTTTGGGTTTTATGACCTGAGCGCCAGTGTGGCTGCTACAAGCTGCCTAGAGCTCTGTGCACGTCCCTCCTCAGATGGGTTCAGTTCCTGGCTACAGCAGGTGCCTGCaatgcagatggaggagcagagcttATCTCGGCGGAGCCGTGTCACGCTTCAGTAATGATGTGGGTTTCGCTGGAAAATAACGATTGGAGCCGGACCATTCGTTAATGTCCACAGGTTTTTGTGTAGATGCCGGCTTCGTCTAAGGATTGTGtgcgtgggtgggtggggggttgttggggtgtgggggtggggggggtctaGCACATTCTGGAGCGGCTCGTTTACTCCGACCAACTGTTCCTCCCGCTCTCTACTTTGCCGCTTTGCTGTAGCATCAGGCCAACGGGTCCAGCGTTGTCATGTCCTCGCACACGAAGCGACGGCGAGCTGTTCTGGACCACAGTGCGTTCAGCACCTTTCTGCCAAGCCTGTAGCTATAGGACTTCGCGGCCTCACGTGCCAAGTTGGCACCGGTGGCAGCAAGTGACGGCTCCATCAGCTGCAAAAGCGAGCGTGTCAGTTTTGATGGGTACTAAACTTAAATTCACACTTAATGTGTGACGAAAGCTTTAGATGGTGTGTAGTAGAATCCTGGAACAGTTACTCACTGATGCCCTTCCTTTTCACAGCCCCGTGATGCCCGCTAAGCTAGAGCCCAGCACTGAGCCCTATCCGCCATGTGCCTCTCTGGTCTCCCCACTGCATCACACTAACCCTTTCTACCAGTCACAGACTACCACACCCACCCTGTCCCCCCGCAACcctttcttttccttcctccagcAGATCCCTTCCGTCGAAGACGCGCTAACCCCTCCGCTAAaccctccgccgcctcctttgccctttctctccagctcccgGCCTGCTATAGGTCGGTTCTTTCCCCAGGCGAGTTACGCCGACCCCACTCTGAGCCACGACCACCCAGCCACGGACGGTGAAGGTGGCGCGATAGCAAAAGCCGTGAGACAACGCCGGCCTCCGGCTCTTGCAGAAGGAGAGAGGCCTTTTGGCGGGAGGATGTTCAACCCTTTCCTACCCGCCCGAGAGCCAGAGTGGGATGACTCCTTTGAAGCGTTCGCAGCTGGAAGGCTGCACTCTCTGGAGGATACGACCCCAGGCTGCACAAACCAGCCAACCCCGCCCGGCGACCGTCCACTGGAAAACCGCAATGACGCCAGAGCGCTACCCCCTAGAACAGATGCTGATCGCGGCACAAATGTGAGTGACGCGACACAACCCCAGGCACATAAAGCTACGAGTCAGGTGAGCAGCACTAACAAACAAATGCTGGAAACCATCCCAGAGCACCTGAGCTTTGAGAGCGACCACATAACATTAAATGCCCCTTCTGACTCTCTGACGCTGGATGCATGCTCTGAAACGACTCCAACTAACGGTAGCGGCACTAACACTAATGATTCACCCAGCACTAATGTTCATCAGACTTCTCGTTGCATCTTGTCGATGCAGCTTGACAGCAGCTCCCCCGATCCCGGTTCCTCGGGTCTCGGCAGTTCAGCCGAGGAAGACTTCCCCTCGTGCCCTTCCTCTCATTCAGACAAACTCTCTGCGTCCTCCTGTGAGGAAGCTGAAAGCAGCATCCTCAGCTTTGAGAAGTCTTCTGAGCCAGCGGAGGAAATGAACGTGGAGCCCTCAGAACCCGGAGATGACGTTACTGACAGAAGAAATGACCTGTCCTCAGTTGATCTAACCCTGCAAACGCTTGTAGATCCAACCACATCACCGGATCAGCAGCTCATGGTTACTGCAGGCCAGAATGAAACTCAAGGCGAAAACACACTAAATGTTTGTGATGAAGTGGACTCCGACCTGTTCAGAACGTTCAAACGTTCAGAACCACATCTGATTTCTGACTTTTCATCACAATCAGAGTCTGGACAGCAAGACGCCGATGAATTCAGCGTCTTGATGATGGATTTCAGCAACAGCCCTGTAAACAATGAACATGTGATGAATCCAGCCGCTCCGGAGCATCAGCTTTGCTCTATGATCCCTTCGTTGTTCATCACAACCTCTTCCCCTGATGCCAGGCGGTCGTTTCTAGACTCGCCTTTAGAGAGCACTACTTTATCACAGGACACTAGTCAGCTTTTTATGCCGTTTGGTGAATTCCTCACTGCCAATCCTTTCCAAGACCTCAACGGCACACTGCTGGACTCTGTGGGGTCTGATCAGAGACCCGGCAGCTTCCTCCAGAGCCTCTATGTCAGTACTGACTCTCAGATTCACCAGATCGGGGAGTCTGAGGTCTCATCCACGTACTTCAGCGTCTTGGAGCCGAGCGAGATGCTACACTGCCGAGGAGAGGATGACAACAAAGCAACCGTAGAGACGGTTTTCTTAATGAAGGGTGACTTCAAAGAAGCACAGACGGGGTCTACTGTGAGCTGTAATCCAAGCAAGATCAGTGACGGAGGCGTGGAAAGCCAGCACGTTATCTCAGGTGGCCCCCAGGCACAACCTGCTCCACTGCAGCGCTCCCAGTCTGAGGGCACGCTGACTCCTTCCTTTGGCCAAGTGCTCCTGCCCTCCTTTGGTAGCGACCCCGGTGCCGTAAAGGAGCCACCCACGGCTCAGCCCGGCCCAgatctcctctgtctgtcatcCTGTCCTCTTTCCCTAACCCCTGACAACATTCGCTCCCCTGCGGCGCTCTGTTCCCTCCCTGCCAACGCTCCGGCGAAGCCTCCGCCCACCTCGGCACCAGATG
Above is a window of Betta splendens chromosome 22, fBetSpl5.4, whole genome shotgun sequence DNA encoding:
- the rab11fip5a gene encoding rab11 family-interacting protein 1 isoform X1, translating into MSSPNGAEDQKWVPTHVQVTVLKGRGLRGKGKHGTSDAYTIIQLGKEKYWTCVVEKSTEPEWREECSFELQSGALQSGHPAAGGELVLTVMHRALIGLDVFLGQAVIPLDKLFAESRCARNEWYRLNSKTGKKEKERGDIQVTIQFTRNNLTASMYDLVMKDKGTSTFSKLKERMKGKRKSSEEDSSSAVLPGGYGSLYRMRQRLPSDGGGEEDYEDDEGGEVRRSKMRTFFLRGKLRKSSDTRSSTSLGSESSESSSRGGSLSPTAGISVVVSDLSNSPSNSSNLTADNSPEHTANTSPKSASLKCDFGNEAGEITIAVPQPTLCVNGSHAYTVQPLGPGSGRPADLLGVGQLHKSLPLSLSLQNLSPRASTDPLKGPVGDGRRWSFDKPGEEEKAAIAAALQQSGPMLGEQDERSEQAAPPRAASTTEAESQGKKQRRNFFSHGRNESPGRGPSHCKDEPEQAPAAAEEKHKGWFGSKDSHSKPSPVMPAKLEPSTEPYPPCASLVSPLHHTNPFYQSQTTTPTLSPRNPFFSFLQQIPSVEDALTPPLNPPPPPLPFLSSSRPAIGRFFPQASYADPTLSHDHPATDGEGGAIAKAVRQRRPPALAEGERPFGGRMFNPFLPAREPEWDDSFEAFAAGRLHSLEDTTPGCTNQPTPPGDRPLENRNDARALPPRTDADRGTNVSDATQPQAHKATSQVSSTNKQMLETIPEHLSFESDHITLNAPSDSLTLDACSETTPTNGSGTNTNDSPSTNVHQTSRCILSMQLDSSSPDPGSSGLGSSAEEDFPSCPSSHSDKLSASSCEEAESSILSFEKSSEPAEEMNVEPSEPGDDVTDRRNDLSSVDLTLQTLVDPTTSPDQQLMVTAGQNETQGENTLNVCDEVDSDLFRTFKRSEPHLISDFSSQSESGQQDADEFSVLMMDFSNSPVNNEHVMNPAAPEHQLCSMIPSLFITTSSPDARRSFLDSPLESTTLSQDTSQLFMPFGEFLTANPFQDLNGTLLDSVGSDQRPGSFLQSLYVSTDSQIHQIGESEVSSTYFSVLEPSEMLHCRGEDDNKATVETVFLMKGDFKEAQTGSTVSCNPSKISDGGVESQHVISGGPQAQPAPLQRSQSEGTLTPSFGQVLLPSFGSDPGAVKEPPTAQPGPDLLCLSSCPLSLTPDNIRSPAALCSLPANAPAKPPPTSAPDAAPKPRPLEPKQQQAANQQNSPHPVKPLTTATAAEEKRAEGRSVLATGLEKLKSTIHPGRSSQQSEQEPERRKGQSLTEGAGSYYHLTHSELIALLVQREGELARHRQEFEKQRVLLAKRETELKRLKPQVRDLEDYIDTLLVRIMEQKPTLLQVRSKFK
- the rab11fip5a gene encoding rab11 family-interacting protein 5 isoform X2, with the translated sequence MSSPNGAEDQKWVPTHVQVTVLKGRGLRGKGKHGTSDAYTIIQLGKEKYWTCVVEKSTEPEWREECSFELQSGALQSGHPAAGGELVLTVMHRALIGLDVFLGQAVIPLDKLFAESRCARNEWYRLNSKTGKKEKERGDIQVTIQFTRNNLTASMYDLVMKDKGTSTFSKLKERMKGKRKSSEEDSSSAVLPGGYGSLYRMRQRLPSDGGGEEDYEDDEGGEVRRSKMRTFFLRGKLRKSSDTRSSTSLGSESSESSSRGGSLSPTAGISVVVSDLSNSPSNSSNLTADNSPEHTANTSPKSASLKCDFGNEAGEITIAVPQPTLCVNGSHAYTVQPLGPGSGRPADLLGVGQLHKSLPLSLSLQNLSPRASTDPLKGPVGDGRRWSFDKPGEEEKAAIAAALQQSGPMLGEQDERSEQAAPPRAASTTEAESQGKKQRRNFFSHGRNESPGRGPSHCKDEPEQAPAAAEEKHKGWFGSKDSHSKPSPHPVKPLTTATAAEEKRAEGRSVLATGLEKLKSTIHPGRSSQQSEQEPERRKGQSLTEGAGSYYHLTHSELIALLVQREGELARHRQEFEKQRVLLAKRETELKRLKPQVRDLEDYIDTLLVRIMEQKPTLLQVRSKFK